GGTCATCACCGCCGTGCGACCTGCTCCGGGCGCAGGCGATACCACTCGGGTGATGTTCACTGACGCCAGCCACGGGGCGTCGGAGAGCCGGGCGGTGTTCGTCGACCCGGTCACGGCAGAGGTGCTGGGAGAGCTGAATGTGTATGGCACCAGCGGTGTGTTGCCGCTGCGAACCGCGATAGATCAGTTCCACCGAAGCCTGTTGCTCGGCGATCCGGGGCGTCTTTATAGCGAACTGGCTGCTTCCTGGCTGTGGGTCGCCGCTCTCGGCGGCTTGGCGCTTTGGCTGGCCAACCCTGCGGCTACGGGGCGTCGCAAAAGCATCCGCAGTCTGCACAGAACCGCCGGCTTGTGGTTGCTGCTGGGGTTGTTGTTCTTCTCGGCGACTGGACTCACCTGGTCACGCTTTGCAGGTGGCAACATCGGCGTACTACGCGCGCAGTTTGGTTGGGGTACGCCTACTGTCAGTACTGTTCTTGGCCCTAAAACATCACCCGCAGTGGTCGACCAGCATGCTGAGCACAATCACCACGCGATGGACATGAACATGTCCATGTCACCTCAGCAGGCCAAGCAGTTCCTCGGTGTGCTCAACAGTGCACGCTCGGTGGGGATTAACGCCGGCAAGGTTGAGATCAAGCCGGGCCGGGATGATGCCAGTGCCTGGATTGTCAGGGAGATCGCGCCCGGCCTGCCGACCCAGGTCGACGCTGTATCGATCGACCCACACAATCTGCAAGTCGTGGACGACGCCAGATTCTTGGATTATCCCCTCGCAGCCAAATTGACGCGGTGGGGAATCGACGTGTACATGGGGCTGCTGTTCGGTCCGCTTAATCAGTTGATCCTGGTAGTGACAGGCCTGGGCTTGGCGCTCATGGTGATTCTCGGCTACCTGATGTGGTGGCGGCGCCGGCCGGTCATCGCACGTCAGCCAACACTCCTCACAGCGTGGTGCGAGATCCCCACGCCTGGTCGTTATGGGCTGATCGTGGTCGGTGCGCTGCTCGGTTATGCGTTGCCTGAGCTGGGGGGCAGCCTAGTGTTGCTGCTGGCCCTTGATCTGGTTCTGACCCAACGGGCAACCACCGCCAGGACGGCGGATGAAACCCGTGATCTGATGCGTATGGCAGGACGCCAACCTGGAATCAGTTTGGCGATCTTCGCCATGCTCATAGTGGTGCTCGGGCCGCTGATCGGCCAGGGCAGCGCATGGGTGCAGCGCGTAACAGCCGCTGAGGCGCCTGATCACTGCATGGCCATGCCAGCCACAGAGCATGGTTATGGGCATTCAAAGGCCCATTTGCATGACCTGCTGGATGCTTGCGGGTATTGCTCACTGTTTTTCCACACCCCAGGCATCCCACAGAGTCAGACTGGGCTGTATCTTCGAGCCGTCGCTACCTGCTACGGCAATCCGTTTTCCCTGCGTCTCGCTGCGCGTGATGTCCCGGTATTCCCCGGAGCCATGAGTCACGCCCCACCTGCAGGCTCGATGTCGTAAAGGCCCGTTCGAGCAACTCACTCACCATCGGTGAGGCTACCGTGTATTCCGACCTTACATCGAGACGATCCATGAACTCTTTGCGACTTGCCGTGCAGATCGCTGCTGCCTGCCTGCTTCCCCTGGCCTGCAAAAGCGCACTTGCCGAACCTGCACCAACCATCAACCTTGAGCTTCCAGCGACCCAAGTGAGTGGTCAGCCGATCAATGAAGCTGACGACCGCCTGCACCTGGACACCCCGAATGCCGTGGGTAGCCGCCTGGGCCTGACCGCCCGTGAAACACCAGCATCCATCGAGACCAAGACCCAGGCCGATATGCAGTAGAAAGGGCTGCGTACCACCAAAGAGTCGTTCGCCGACGTGATAGGCGTGACCGTGGGTAACGTGCCAGGCAACCCGGCCGTCATCTCAATGCGCGGCTTCACCGGGAACACCGTGAACGTTATGCAATACGGCGTGCGGGTGGCTGCCTCAACCGTCACCACACGCGACATGGACACTTGGAAGTACGAAAAGATTGAGGTACTGAAAGGCCCCGCGTCTGTCCTGTATGGCGAGGGCTCTCTGGGCGGTGCGGTGAACCTGGTCACACGCAAGCCGACCCTGGACGAGCAGAAGCTCGAAGGATTGATCAGCACCGGGAGTTTCGGAACCAAGCGGGCTGCGATCGGCGTCAATCAGCCTCTCAACGACACCATGGCGCTGCGTGCTGATGTCAGTTACGTGAATTCGGACGGTTTCTACGACGTCGATGACCAGGAAACGACCACGCTCAACATCAGCGCAAGCTTGCTGTTCAAACCCAACGACGATCTGTCGATGATCTTCGCGTTTGATCATGACTATGACGAATACGACTCCACCTACAACGGCTCCCTACTGGTGCCGGCGTCTGTGGCTCGCAACCCTAGTGGCATCGTGAGCAGCAAGAATGGCCTGGTGATCGACAAGTCGCTGCGACGCAGCAACTACAACCCTGACGGTGCCAACTCCGGTGCGCGCAGCACGTCATGGCGCTGGACCACCGACTACCGCCTGAGCGAAGACTGGACCCTCAACAACATCATCAGCTACTACACCGCTCACAGGGAGTTCTTCGTTTCTTCCGAGCAGAACTACAACGCCGGCACCGGGATGTTCAACCGAACCGTGCAGCGGGTCAGCTACGACCACCAGTTCTGGAACGAACGCCTCTCGGCCAGCACTGATCAGCTTATTGGCGGATTCCGGAACCGGTTCAGTGTGGGAGCAGAGTATAGCTACACCGATCTGAACAATCCATGGCAGAACGGGACCACCACATCAGTAGACCCGTGGAATCCCGACGTGGGCAGCTTCCCCTCAAGCGCCGCGCAAAACTGGCCGGGCGCAGGGCGCAACGTGCTGTATCAGTCGAATATGGACAACACCGCCGTCTTTGCCGAGGACGCCTTCAACCTCACGGACGACTGGCTGCTGATTGGCGGAATGCGTTATGAGGACATCAATCTGCGCCGCACGGTGGAAGACGTAACTCTGGGCACAGCACAGAAATTTCGCCCCACGTATGACCCGTTCTCTTGGCGCCTAGGCACCGTCTACAACCTGACCCCTGACATCCAACTCCATGCGCAGTACAGCACCGCCGTAACGCCGGTCTCGTCGCTTTTGCTCATTTCCTCGGCCAACGGCGACTTCGACCTCTCCAAGGGCCGGTCCGTGGAAGTGGACTTCAAGGCGTCGATGTTTGACGGACGGACAAGCTTGACTGGTGCGCTGTACCAGATCGACCTCGAAGATATTCTGACGCGCAATCCCAACGACAGCACCTGGACCGTGCAGGGCGGCAAACAGCGCTCGCGCGCCGTTGAGCTGACGAGCTCGGCACAGCTCACCTCGCAACTGCGGGCCGACCTCGGGGGTTCGGTTGTCGATGCGCATTACGAAGAGCTTGTCGAGGCAGGCGGTGCTGACCGCTCCGGCAACCATCCGGTCAACGTCCCACGAACAACCGCCAATGCAGCACTGATCTATCGTTTCGAATCCGTTCCAATCACAGTCGGCGCATACGTCAGGCACTCAGGCGGCTTCTACACCGACACCGCCAACACCTATTTCGTTGAGGGCTACACGACGCTCGACGCGTCGATTGCCTATGAAATGAAGAATGCGACCCTGACGCTTCGCGGGCGCAACCTCACCGATAGGTTCTATGGCGAGTACTCAGGCTATTCAGCGACCCAGATCTACCTCGGTGCTCCACGAAGCGTTGAGCTGAGCCTCGCTTTCAAGTTCTAGGTCGGCGGGAGATCAGTTCCTGGCTGTGCCTGCCGGAGCAGCCATCATCCAACAGACAGCGATTGAGGGCTTGGTCTGTGCGTTAAGAGTTAGCTGTCTGAGTTGTAGATGTAATCCATGTCCTCTGCGCGGATATTCCATTTTTCAGCGGTTTCGCGGGCGGTGCCTGCGTTGAGTAATACCTCATGAGCAGGGTGAGCAGGCTTCAGTATTGGTGGGCAAAATGCCCGATCTCCATCGAAACGTTCCATTGCCTTGAGTTAGGTCGGGCATGGACATCCAAGGAACAGGCCAACGATTACCGGTAAGCCACTGGCAAGCCCCCCACGCGAGCGACTGGTCAAGTCGATGCAAATGACTGGTCACGTCGGATGCAAACAGGTGGTCAAGTGACTGCAATTACGCACGAGAATCCAGAAAGTTGAAACCAGTGTGCCAATCGCCACCATCACCGTGGAAAAGAAGTGCAGGCCACGGCCCACGCGGTTCCAGCCGAACAGCATCACACCGAGGAAGCTCGCTTCAAGGAAGAACGCGGTCAGTACTTCATACGTCAGCAGCGGCCCGGTCACAGCACCCGCGAAGTCGCTGAAGCGGCTTCAGTTGGTGCCGAACTGGTAGGCCATGACCAGGCCCAAGACAACGCCCATGCCGAAGTTCACGGCAAAGATTTTCGACCAGAAGTGGTAGAGGTCGCGGTAAACGCTTTGCTGGGTCTTGAGCCAAAGGCCTTCAAGTACCGCTAGATAACTGGCCAGACCAATGGTGATGGCAGGGAAAAGGATGTGAAATCAAATAGTGAATGCGAACTGGATTCGGGCCAGGTCCAACGCCTCGAACATGCTCATAATGTTTAAGCCTCACGGGACGGCACCTTTCGGCGCCGGTTGCTGGAAATAGCGCTCAGGTCCTGGGCGAGCTTGCTGGCAGTAAATTCTTGAATGGTGCAAAGTCGTCGATGCGACGGCGGCGTCACTTTAAAGACCGTGCCAGGCATCACCAACTGCGACAATCTGCCCCGCCATGCGCCATGCGCCATGCGCCACTCGGCATCTGGCCGCAGCGAAGGCTGATGGCTGTGGCAGGGTGTCGCACCCAGGTTGCTCAGGAGGTGTGCTTCAACCTGAGCGCTTTCGGTGCTAGAGTCCGTGCCATGAATCGCAACCACTCCCACCGTCCTCTCACTACCTGGGCACTGTATTTCTGTGTCCTGTTCAATGTGTTTTCCTGTGGGCTGGGGCACGGTCAGGCGCTGGGCTTTGCCTTGATAGGGATCAGCGGTGTGTTCTGCAGTCTTGGTGGCGACACCTCGACGCTCCAGGCCGAGGAGGGTAGCGCGCTTGTAACCGAAGAATTGAGCAGCCCATTCGCTTGCCCGTTGTGTTCGGCATCCTTTTTTTGCCTGCTGTTTCTATTTGGCGTGTTCTGGTTATTGGCACGCGCCAATCGACGCCTGATCAATGCTGAGGTGCGCACTGAGGCGCCGCCTCGATATTGTTGGCCCTCGGCCAACCCACGCGCATCCCCTCTCTGAGACTATCTGCACTCGAGTGCTGGAGCGAGCTTTTGTTCATGCTCCAGGGCGCCTGATCGTCCATTTTCACGTCCGTCAGAACGTAGGTGGTGCGCCCAGGTGATCGTCAGCTGTCAAGGGCATGAGCCATGAACTATCTGATTATCTCGCCAGTACTGGCGGGTCTAGCGCTGCGCGTTGACTCCCGCCCGAGAGTGGTTTGACAGTGCAGCGCTGCGGCATGAGTAAAACCACCTGGGACAATTTATGGATAGCAGCGCTGATGGCGATGTTGTTCAAGGTGTTCGCCTTGTCCGTGGCCAGTGTTGCGGGTGAGCTGAGCTTGGTGCAACTGCTTTCCGGCAGTTACTGCGCTTCCGGTGGCGCGCAGTATCTGGCGGTAGACAAGGACCCGGTCAGTTCCTCGCAAGTGTCGGACTCGGGGCATTGCTGTTGTTCTCAGGCAAACGGTCCGGTGCCGATTACGGCTAGCCTGCTGCTCTCGCGCTGGCTGCCACAAATTTCTCCTGAGGTCCCTCAGGCCAGCGGTCAACACCGTTCGCCCCGTCATGACTGGCCATCGATCAACCCTCGCGCCTCGCCTGCATCAATCCTCTGATCCGAAGTGAATACAGGTTGTCGCCCTTCAGCGTTCTGCTGACGTGCGAGCCTGCCGATGGCTAATGATTTCAGGAGCACGCGATGTCTCGCGCCTTGACCTCTCCGGCGGTGCCGGTCCCCGGTAATGCAGCTCGCAACGGTGATTTTTTGTTGCCGTTTCCCGATTACCCCTGCAATGCCCGCAGTTTCGTGCATCTTGACGCACGCCTGCTGCCGTACTGGCATACGTTGTTCGATGTATGTCCGAGCTTGCTCAAACTGGACCCTCCTGAAGGTCTGGAGCTATTTCGTCGTTTCATGACCTGGGCCTATCGGAATCATCCGTCACTGGACTGGACCTATTACGTCAGCGTCTGCCGCTGGCTGCTGAGTTCGCCTTACAAGGCCCAGGTTACCGATAAGCACATCGAAGCTTTTCTAGTCGCAGCGGCGGCGTTGTGGGTTGCCAGTGATGTTTCCCAAGCCCGTGGCCTGGTACTGGCTTGGCAACCGATGGGCGAGGTGGTGGTGGAGTGGAAGCAGGGGGCGCTTGCTGGCGCATTTACGCTTGAAGACAGCAAGCAACTGCCGTCGCCACCGTGGGACTTCTCATGGAGCCCACTCAGTGGCAAAGGTGCGGTCAGCTTTCGGCGTTGGTTGCCAGTGCCCGGCTAGGGCTGTGTGTTTGCACGGGCGGACCGAGGGCTCGCCCGACAGCGACATGATATTCAACCCACTTCGAGGCTCTGACGATGGATGTACTGCAATTCATGCGCGCGTTTCGTTCCGTGGTCCAGGCGGGCAGCCTGACGGGCGCGGCTGAACGACTGCAAACCAGCACGGCGAACATCTCCCGTATGCTCACGCAACTGGAGGCACACCTGCGTATTCGCCTGCTCAATCGCACCACTCGCCGTGTCGCCCTGACAGAAGCAGGCAAACGGTATCTGGCACGCTGCGAGCAGATACTTACGTTGGTAGACACGGCCGAGAGCGAGGTGCAGCAACAGCACAACCGGCCGATGGGGGAGTTGCGTATCCACGCGATGCACGGGTTGGGACAGCACTACGTGGTGGACCTGATCACCCGATACCGTAAACGCTATCCCGAGGTCACGTTCAAGCTGACGCTATCCAACCGATTGCCAGACCTGTACAAGGATGGCTATGACATGTCGATCCTGTTGCAGAACTCACCGCCTCAGGTGGCGTACTGTGTGCAGGCACTGGGTAGCGTAGACGCGATTCTCTGCGCGTCGCCAGGCTACCTGGCGAGCCATGCTCCCTTGGAAGGTGCGCAGGATTTGCGTGCGCATGCCTGTCTCAGCTTTTGTGATGGTGCGCGGCACTCTGATGATTGGCAGCTTTACGGCCCTTCTGGGCCAGTCAAGGTGCCGCTGGCGCAGACGCCACTACGGGTTGATTCGGAAGACGCAATGCGATCGGCGATCGTGGCGGGGTTGGGAATAGGTTTGCTGCCGGCATATGCGGCAGCTGAGGGTTTGCGCAACGGCAGTCTGCTCCAGGTGTTGCCAAGTTACCATGCTGGGCCTGGTGCTATCTATGCGATCTATCCGAGCCGGCAGCAGACGGATGTGCGCACCAGCACCTGGATCCATCATCTGATGGATCACATGCCGGGTATGTTGGCTGGCGATGTGCAGACCCTCTGTGCTTGAGGGGCCGTGCCAGTTCTGGTATCAGATCCAGGGGATCAAGACGATCACAGCAATGGGCAGAACCACTGCTGCAAGTAACGTCTGGCTGGCAATGATTCCTGCCATCAGGGGCGCATCCCCGCCTAGCTGCCGCGCCATGATGTAGGATGATGAGGCGGTCGGCAGTGCCTGGAAAAGCAATGCCGCGATGGCGGCCTTGCCGCCCAGCCCCACCACATGACAAGCGCACAGCGTCATCAGCGGCATGATCAGAAACTTGACCACCGATGAATACGCGACGGGTCGAAACCAACTGCGTACAGAGCCCAGCTCAAGCGCAGCCCCCACACAAAGCAAGCCCAACGGCAACGACGCTTGCCCTAAAGCCTTGATCACCGGCTCGATGCCAACCGGCAGGCCCAACCCCAGCGCCTGAAGCGCTATACCTGCGAAGCAGGCCAGAACAAGTGGGTTAAGTGCCACTTGCCTGGCAACCTTGCACACAGACATTCCGCCCCCTGTGCCGTAGCGGGCGAACACCAGTACACACAGAATGTTCACTGTCGGCACTATGGCCGCATTGGCTACGGCAGCCAGCGCGATGCCCTGGGCGCCGAACAAGCCGGCCACCACTGAGACGCCTACATAATTGTTGAAGCGCACCGCGCCCTGGAAAATGGACGTGAACGCCGCGTCGTTGTCTTTGATCAACGGACGGGCACCGACCATCAGCACCGCGACCATGACCGTCGAAAGGACAAGCGCCATGATCATCCCTTGGACGGGTACATTGTCCAGCTTGGCGGTCGCCAGACCGTGCAGAAAAAGCGCCGGCAGCAGAACGTAGTAACCCAGGCGCTCGGCCTGTGCCCAGAAGCTGTCTTGCAAAAATCGACTGCGCTTGAGCCAGGTACCCATGACAATCAGCAATGCGATAGGAGCAAGTGCTATTAAAAGTTCGGCCGTCACGCGTACGCCTCCAGCGCACTAACCAAGCGCTTGCACCCTTCAACCAAGGTGGCTTCGTCTGTGGCAAAAGAAAGCCTCAGGTGCCCAGGCAGTCCAAAGGCACTTCCGGGAACCGTTGCGATGCCGGCTTCGAGTAGATCAAGCGCAAGAGCTTGGTCGTCAATGCTCGTTTTGAGCTGCGCAAGTAGATAGAACGCACCCTCCGGGCAGGGCACCTGCAGCTTGTTGCTCGAGCGCAGGACGTGAAGCGCAGCATCCCGGCGCTGCCGATAGATCGCGTTGCGCTCGGCCAGAAAGTCTCGTGGCCCTTCAAGCGCAGCCACTGCAGCACGTTGGCTCAAGGTGCTGGTCTGTGTACAGTTTTGTGATTGCACGGTAGTGATTGCCGAAATCAGTGATTTCGACCCGCACCCCCAGCCGACGCGCCAACCTGTCATGGCATAGGCTTTGGATACGCCGTCGACAATGAGGATGCGTTCTGCCAGATCTGGCGCTACTGACGCCAGTGTCAGATAAGGCTCCTGGGTGAAGCGGATTTCTGCGTAGATATCGTCGGACAACACCATCACCTTCGGGTACTGGCGCAGAACGTCAGCCAACGCGTGGAGGTCGCGCTTTGAGTAAAGTGCCCCTGAAGGATTGCCGGGCGCATTGAGCACCACCCACTTGGGCGATACTGCTCGGCGCAGACCCGCTGTCAGGTGCTCTGCAGTCAGCCTGAAGCCTTGCGAAGCGGTGGTCGGCAGGATGATCGGTTGCGCGCCGCACATCTTAATCATGGCGGGATAGCTGGCCCAGTAGGGCGCGGGGACGATAACCTCGTCAGCGGGCGTTAGGGTAGCCTGGAATGCGTTGAAAATAATCTGCTTTGCGCCACATCCCACCGCGATTTGATCATCGCCGAAGTCCAACCCGCGATCTTCCCAGGCCCGCATACGAATAGCACGGCGCAGGGGCTCAATGCCGTTTGACGGGGCATAGCTCAGGCGGCTGCCCAAGGCTTGATGCGCAGCTTCTATTACGTGCGCGGGGGCGTTGAAGTCAGGTTCACCGAGCGTCAGGTCAACGATGTCTCGACCCGCGGCGCGCATTGCGGCGGCACGTTTGGCCATGAGCAGAATCGGCGATTGGAAAGCGCTGTTTGGCGTTTCGATATTGTGCATGGTGCCCTTCGCAATACAGTGGGATGGGCACTACGATATGAACTCGAGACCTAAAGTAAAAACGATTTAAAATTCACGGTTCAACAAGTTTTAATCATGGGTCATCACG
The sequence above is drawn from the Pseudomonas putida genome and encodes:
- a CDS encoding PepSY domain-containing protein; protein product: MREWLAQQQQRQCHSPAQRYAASGQQSGIRIYPATGKRAVRRCLAKSRQGPAKPLDEQIQSAQHAAGHHAVITAVRPAPGAGDTTRVMFTDASHGASESRAVFVDPVTAEVLGELNVYGTSGVLPLRTAIDQFHRSLLLGDPGRLYSELAASWLWVAALGGLALWLANPAATGRRKSIRSLHRTAGLWLLLGLLFFSATGLTWSRFAGGNIGVLRAQFGWGTPTVSTVLGPKTSPAVVDQHAEHNHHAMDMNMSMSPQQAKQFLGVLNSARSVGINAGKVEIKPGRDDASAWIVREIAPGLPTQVDAVSIDPHNLQVVDDARFLDYPLAAKLTRWGIDVYMGLLFGPLNQLILVVTGLGLALMVILGYLMWWRRRPVIARQPTLLTAWCEIPTPGRYGLIVVGALLGYALPELGGSLVLLLALDLVLTQRATTARTADETRDLMRMAGRQPGISLAIFAMLIVVLGPLIGQGSAWVQRVTAAEAPDHCMAMPATEHGYGHSKAHLHDLLDACGYCSLFFHTPGIPQSQTGLYLRAVATCYGNPFSLRLAARDVPVFPGAMSHAPPAGSMS
- a CDS encoding TonB-dependent receptor gives rise to the protein MRTTKESFADVIGVTVGNVPGNPAVISMRGFTGNTVNVMQYGVRVAASTVTTRDMDTWKYEKIEVLKGPASVLYGEGSLGGAVNLVTRKPTLDEQKLEGLISTGSFGTKRAAIGVNQPLNDTMALRADVSYVNSDGFYDVDDQETTTLNISASLLFKPNDDLSMIFAFDHDYDEYDSTYNGSLLVPASVARNPSGIVSSKNGLVIDKSLRRSNYNPDGANSGARSTSWRWTTDYRLSEDWTLNNIISYYTAHREFFVSSEQNYNAGTGMFNRTVQRVSYDHQFWNERLSASTDQLIGGFRNRFSVGAEYSYTDLNNPWQNGTTTSVDPWNPDVGSFPSSAAQNWPGAGRNVLYQSNMDNTAVFAEDAFNLTDDWLLIGGMRYEDINLRRTVEDVTLGTAQKFRPTYDPFSWRLGTVYNLTPDIQLHAQYSTAVTPVSSLLLISSANGDFDLSKGRSVEVDFKASMFDGRTSLTGALYQIDLEDILTRNPNDSTWTVQGGKQRSRAVELTSSAQLTSQLRADLGGSVVDAHYEELVEAGGADRSGNHPVNVPRTTANAALIYRFESVPITVGAYVRHSGGFYTDTANTYFVEGYTTLDASIAYEMKNATLTLRGRNLTDRFYGEYSGYSATQIYLGAPRSVELSLAFKF
- a CDS encoding DUF2946 domain-containing protein, which produces MNRNHSHRPLTTWALYFCVLFNVFSCGLGHGQALGFALIGISGVFCSLGGDTSTLQAEEGSALVTEELSSPFACPLCSASFFCLLFLFGVFWLLARANRRLINAEVRTEAPPRYCWPSANPRASPL
- a CDS encoding DUF2946 family protein, translated to MSKTTWDNLWIAALMAMLFKVFALSVASVAGELSLVQLLSGSYCASGGAQYLAVDKDPVSSSQVSDSGHCCCSQANGPVPITASLLLSRWLPQISPEVPQASGQHRSPRHDWPSINPRASPASIL
- a CDS encoding putative natural product biosynthesis protein; this translates as MSRALTSPAVPVPGNAARNGDFLLPFPDYPCNARSFVHLDARLLPYWHTLFDVCPSLLKLDPPEGLELFRRFMTWAYRNHPSLDWTYYVSVCRWLLSSPYKAQVTDKHIEAFLVAAAALWVASDVSQARGLVLAWQPMGEVVVEWKQGALAGAFTLEDSKQLPSPPWDFSWSPLSGKGAVSFRRWLPVPG
- a CDS encoding LysR family transcriptional regulator — its product is MDVLQFMRAFRSVVQAGSLTGAAERLQTSTANISRMLTQLEAHLRIRLLNRTTRRVALTEAGKRYLARCEQILTLVDTAESEVQQQHNRPMGELRIHAMHGLGQHYVVDLITRYRKRYPEVTFKLTLSNRLPDLYKDGYDMSILLQNSPPQVAYCVQALGSVDAILCASPGYLASHAPLEGAQDLRAHACLSFCDGARHSDDWQLYGPSGPVKVPLAQTPLRVDSEDAMRSAIVAGLGIGLLPAYAAAEGLRNGSLLQVLPSYHAGPGAIYAIYPSRQQTDVRTSTWIHHLMDHMPGMLAGDVQTLCA
- a CDS encoding AEC family transporter; translated protein: MGTWLKRSRFLQDSFWAQAERLGYYVLLPALFLHGLATAKLDNVPVQGMIMALVLSTVMVAVLMVGARPLIKDNDAAFTSIFQGAVRFNNYVGVSVVAGLFGAQGIALAAVANAAIVPTVNILCVLVFARYGTGGGMSVCKVARQVALNPLVLACFAGIALQALGLGLPVGIEPVIKALGQASLPLGLLCVGAALELGSVRSWFRPVAYSSVVKFLIMPLMTLCACHVVGLGGKAAIAALLFQALPTASSSYIMARQLGGDAPLMAGIIASQTLLAAVVLPIAVIVLIPWI
- a CDS encoding pyridoxal phosphate-dependent aminotransferase, whose amino-acid sequence is MHNIETPNSAFQSPILLMAKRAAAMRAAGRDIVDLTLGEPDFNAPAHVIEAAHQALGSRLSYAPSNGIEPLRRAIRMRAWEDRGLDFGDDQIAVGCGAKQIIFNAFQATLTPADEVIVPAPYWASYPAMIKMCGAQPIILPTTASQGFRLTAEHLTAGLRRAVSPKWVVLNAPGNPSGALYSKRDLHALADVLRQYPKVMVLSDDIYAEIRFTQEPYLTLASVAPDLAERILIVDGVSKAYAMTGWRVGWGCGSKSLISAITTVQSQNCTQTSTLSQRAAVAALEGPRDFLAERNAIYRQRRDAALHVLRSSNKLQVPCPEGAFYLLAQLKTSIDDQALALDLLEAGIATVPGSAFGLPGHLRLSFATDEATLVEGCKRLVSALEAYA